Part of the Prunus dulcis chromosome 8, ALMONDv2, whole genome shotgun sequence genome is shown below.
aTTTTTTCTGTGTAACTTCCGCCCAACTCTCTCTTTTACTGTTTCCCAACTCTCTTTTAATGGTCTGAAGACGATCTCAGCTTTCTTGGCCCAGTCATTAGTGTATGTTCCATGACATAGGAAAGAAGCCCAAGATTCCCACCTTTTGGTGTCATAATTCAATGAGTATGATCTTCGCTTTACCGAAAATTACTTGGAAATATTctgataaaaaaatatttttgtttgtgatgCAGATGGCAGGCTTCTTCATCTTCACGGTTGTCCACTTATACAGCAAGTAGCCATAGACAATTTGTCAGGGAAGATGTACCGCGGGGACTAAGAGCTTAGGAATGGAGATTTTGATAGGCAATAGCATTACGCAGACTTTTCTATATTATAGGACAAATTATTTCGTTGAGGAACTGCAAATTATGCCAATCCTTTTTATTCATCCAGTTAATAGACACCATTATCTCCTAGGCCGCCACGGGCATTTATACATTTAAAAGTTACTCTCGTGCCAAAAATGCCCATCagagagaaatgagaaaaCTGGTTGATTTATGGAGGCTGTAAAAGTGTTCTGAAAGATGGTTAATATCTGAAAATTCTATTTTATGATTGTGTTATTTTAGGTGGTACAAATGTGACATTAGATGGGTCAATCGATTTACTGAAAAAATATGCCCGTTTCAAACATCAAAGCAGTAAGAAAATCGCTTACCGTTTGCTTTGATTTCAAAGTAATTGCAGTCTTAATTGGAGGTTTGCAGTGCATATAAAACGTGGTCAGCAAATGTGGTAAAGCAGCACTTTGATTCTGCCCCTTGTAAGGAAAAATGAAGCTCCAGTAACTTGTAATTTGCAACTGgattagtttttgtttttgttttccattacTTTGCATACTCTCCCCCTATATTTCGGCTTTAGGGTTTTTAACTGCAATAGTTCACATTCATTTTGGTTTAAATTTTATCATGCTTCAATTGCGATACGCGGCAATTTGGTCCTTCTGTCAATAtgatcttcatcttcaattcATATAGGATCAAATGACCTAAAACTTCAATTCAGACAGGATCAAATGACATTCGGGCACAAATTCATGGACTATTGCAATTTAAAATGAACCTCCAATTTTAAGAGAACGAACTAGCATTTTGCAGCATTCAAAATAATGCTAATGaggtacttttttttatatgaaaattatataattataattgaaacattaattatataattataattgaaACATTTTCTCTTCTCACATCACAATTACGTGTTGGTCAATTGAACTGGAATATCCATTCCATtgtttaattataaaaatttaaaaaaaaaaaaaaaaaaaaaaaaaaaaaaaaaaacagggtATCTCCATAACCAAGTAGTGAATCTAAATCCCCACAAAACCGATTGTAAAATCtacttttaattcttaatatcATATCCTCAGAAACACAAACAACCCATCGGGACAGGACAATGTTTAAAAGCTATGCTGAAAATAAACGTTTTTCTATGAGCCTAAAATTTTGACAACTCTTACCAGACcagcatttaaaaaaaaaaaaacgcataaaagaaaaagaagcctGATTTATATGTATGGAAAGTTACTAGTAAACGCCTTGCGATGATGAAAAAAAACAGGCATTTATCAGCGAAACCTCCAGAGTTGATTTTGGCCTCCTATGAATCAGATAAGCACCAATTCTCAGCTTATCTGGGATTAATGAAGGCACCTCCTCCCCTTTTTCCCACCATTCAAaataacacacacacacacacatacagcCATACAAATTCAGTAACACAAAAACGCAATGAAAATCTGCATAAAAACGTCGTCTTTTCAAAAGGGCAGAGTTTGGAGCTCAGggttttgttgggttttggaTCTTCTGTTCTTTTTGGCTGCTCCATATATTTATACTCATGAGAAGAAAACCCTAATCCCTTTTGTTACTATTTCATCcttcaacttttttatatttcattatgCGCCTAATTATTctgaaaaattgaaagttcAGACGTGGGCTCACATTTACAACCGGCCTCAACCAAGTGTCAATGAGATCGCCTAATCAAATGAGAGCCCAATACAATTCCATGAcctcttttattattattattatttttttatagaagtGATATTGGATTGGAGAAAGAGGAATTGAATCTAACTTCGGGATTTTGGATGCATGGGTAAATAGTTTTAAGACTCTTAACTACTCTACAAGTCCCTTGTGCATTATTCTAGGAGCTCTATGACCGACCACAATCCAAGTAGCTTgtattttagttttcttctcaatatTAGAAGAGGTTTAAAATTACAATTCCCTATTGCACTCATGGGTTTCAAGCCACGAGAGGCTCGTTTATTGATTTGATATATGAAGTCTGCAAAATTATATACGGGAGAAATTCGATGTGTATGCTCCTATGTTCCTTTAGCACTCAGGTCGCGAAATGAGTGTTACAGGAATACAAGAGTATACATATGGGTGTATATAAGTTTCTCTCATGGTAATAGGTGGGGGTTTCTTAGCCCAAAAAGATGTAGATGTGGACTGGATGCTAATAACCCATCTACTGCACCCGAGGTTGAAATGGAAAAACTTGAGTTTGGGTCAAATTTATGACGCATATGAAGAGGAGGCCTACCACTCttgacaattttgttttgcctcctatattgtttttaatttcattttattttatactacAAAGGAAAGCCATAGAGGTGAGGGGAGGTACATGTCAGGCAAATGTTCTTTACCATGGAAGCACAAATCAAATCAAGACGAAGCTATTTTTAACAGTTTCATTGAAAAAATactgtaactttttttttttgggtttgtcaTTCTCCAAGTTCTTGATAAATTATCAAGGTTTCAAATTCTCATCAAGAAACCTAATAGGCAAAAAAACATTGTACAAATTTTTctacaaattatttttttattaatccCTCTTTCATTAAAGAAGGTTTCATGTTTAAAGTCCAGAGTTGGAGTTTTGATACTAATTTGATGGTTtagtatttattttcttacacTGAAGTTTGCAATCATTTTTATAGTTTAaagtaatttagactattatTTGGACAAATTTTCTCTTATGTGGATGTCCGGACGTTATTACTGTGTGGAcgtcatttattttttactacCCCTCCAtgtttttcttcatgtttacAATGATATCCGTACGTCCGCATAGGAGAAAAACTGATtgttcaaatatataaataataaaataaaaacacgaCGGTCATTgtttattttggaaaaaaaaaaaaaaaaaaacccctgcATGATCGGTATTCATCATGTGATATGTATTACGAAATGATAATGCTATATGTTGAGGGTAAGAAGTTCATGATTTAAACAATACATAAACATCCAAATAGAACTTTACAATAAGACAATCAACATTACATCattgaaaatcaaaacacACCCTTGCAAACAGAAGCAAACAAGTTAAAATAAGCTtgagaaaacaaacaacaatGAACCAAAAAACTTAAGTAAAAAGTTaccacaacaaacaaaaacaaaataaattaagctgcagaaaaacaaatacagaTCTATCTCTTACGCAGCACTTGATGATCATATGCGTTAACAAATTACTAGCAACGGATGGGCTGGCCAAGGTTGCATTTGGCAGGAAGCTGCATGGCAAGGTTTGGGTCGATGCCATAGGCAGACAGAAGGTTTGAGTACTTCTTGAAAAGGCAAAGGCATTGGAAGTCAGCCGTTTTAAGAGCTGAGCAACAAAGAGCTGAGGGAGGCAGAGGGTTTTGCCCACTCACTGCTGGGGCACATGCATTCAAACCCTCTTTTGTCATGCGGCAAAAACTCTGCTCATTGTTCACCAACATGGCCTCAGATTCAATGGCTAGTGCCAAAAGCACTAATGCCACAATCACAACAAGCTTTTTGTATGCTTCCATGTCTAAAAAtatatctctcactctctatGATATATATCACTGCTGTGTAGTGAAGTGTGTGAAAGATGGGTTGTGGGTTTGGCCTTATATAGCAAACCAAACACATGGGGCTGGTGAGTTGTCTTACTCTTGCCCATGGCCACTTGTTACTATTTTGTGGTGTGCTTGGATTGGTCATTTTTGGTCTccacttaattaaatttcctATGTTAGATCTTGTTAGGTTAGACAACATAATTAAGATGAATCTGGACCATTGATTAATTACGTTGATTATATAAATGTGTGattcaaattcacaatttgaaAAGATAAGCATATGTCTATTAATATAATACGTCGTATGAAAATAGAGTATTAACAATGGAGTTGTATCcgcttgaccaaaaaaagaagcatgGAGTTGTATCCGACACTATACTGCATACATCATTTCCGACTTTCATTTAAGAAATATTAGTTAAGAACTTCTAATCTTAGTCATCCATTAAATGTATTGGTGGGTCTAATAATATGCACCATATATGAATGGCCGAGTTGATCATGAAAAATTAGTAGTTTTATATGGAAAAAgaatgtaaataaaaaatgtgcaTATATAATTAAGCTTAAAACCAGCAGCCCACTCAGATTACACTGTTAGAACTCGTGACAGAGAGTTGGCGTATTACATTACTGTGGGCTGTAAAGGTCACGGAGGTGCATAGGTAGTGACAAGATATTGGTCTTTTCTGGACATTAATgcattatccaaattaattaccCTAAGATAGTTTAAGGAATTAATGTGCAGCTTTGTATCGTATGATGACAAGCACATGTGACCCTTCATATCCATTTgtcattattttcattttgattattttatattgatgGGGAAGTAGGTAGAAAAGTCATTAATTAACAGGATTGGATAGGATAGGACAAGAAGGCTTTTATTGAGTACAAGTAATAGTCTTAACTGCATGGGAAAAGATTTTCACACGCGCACCAAGATGTCAGGATGGTTCGAATATGAGACCTTTAATTTGCAAATCAAAGTCATTTTTCACTTGGTTAAACTCATTGACAAACAAGAAGGTTTTTGAAAATACATGGAATATTTGAAGCCCAACATCcatccaaattcaaataattggTCCATACTCTCAAGTTTCGAAGTGTAACTAGCCCTTATAAATAAGTGACGGTGGGATTGAAAAAGCAAATAAAGTAGTTGTGGTGGGGTGCGGTGGATATAGTAATAGCAATGTATAGTGATGGAGGagaggcgcaaggaggtgcaatTGCATTTTCCCTCGTCGAATGATACTGTGGAGGTGGTAAACTTTGTCCCTCTGGTCTGCCCACTAATTGTTTGAGTTTTTGACTGAGTGAAACTTTTTTGTATTTGATGCGCTGCTGggtgtttgtgtttgttgcGTTCCTGCACTGAGAGCGCAATGcgtgctcttttttttttaagtccTAGCTCAAAACAACGTAGTTTCGGAcaagaccaaaaagaaaaaaagaaaaaaaaagggtatgTAAACCTGCACGAAGCCTTACCCGACACGAATATGTATAAATCCTATTAATAAAGAGCGGAGGGGAGCCCGGCCCAAGTTGAAGTCATTCCAagcaattcaattcaattcaaaattgaagaaTAAACTCCGTTGTTGAAGTTGCGCTTGCAGCTATCAGATTCAGACCCAATCCTTCGCAAGGTCTGGGACTTTTTTGCTTATGttattgtcttcttcttctttttttctcttctaggtttttttttccttcttctttttttctataatttttttttggctttctcTGTATTCTTATTATCAGTAGCGAACTCGAGAGGGAAGAGCCTGAGCAGCGCATGACTCGAGGTATGATCAattataatttgtttgtttaattgataatttgatatgcATTTTGATTAGGTTaattgatatttatttttgttagattaatttatattgttttttgttagtttgatatgaattttggTAGAGTAATTGTGTAATTAACAtgaattttgttcatattaatTGATATACTATATACACTATAGTCAATTAGTCATAGACCTAAAAcctttatgaattttattgtTGCTGAGCTTTTAGCATTTTAAAATTGCCCCTTCTTTGAAGAATTCATGGATCCGTCACTGGTTGTAGTGGTGGAGATAGGTGAAGATTTGTCAGAAAAACTAGTAGTTGCAGTGTCATGGAATTTCAGGAAAAATACTTGCCTCATTTTCATGGAAGTAGGAACTTCTATTGTCTTGTCATTCAAAGTTtgacacatatatacatattttgttgttgttgtattttttatgaaatatttttgcaTTGTCAAATTGTGATTTGTAAGAAACGAGGGATGTGTAGTGCCCATTTTTAAAATGACACCACTagcaaaacacaaaaaaagatCAATGTGCATGATATTGCTGTCCCCAAAAgtggtttgtttttggtgCCCAATTTAgttgttggtttgtttttggtgCCCAATTTAGTTGTTGGGCACTAGAAGTGCCAATACGAACTTTTTTTAGATGccaatattaatataaatccCTTTCGTGGATATCAATATAAGATGTTGATATTATACCATATTTGTGggaatgagaagaaaaaaaagttttttttcatGACTAATCAATCTTCTACCTCATTTCTTAATTCAACATACTTCTGATTTTGACAGTAAAATATGTTCTGAAATGGAAATCAAGAATTACCAACTTTGCAATGAAAGTATGTTGCAATTGATTAAGTTCTGAGCTTGACCATGGTCAAGGTGAGAAAGACTTCCATGAAACGGGAGTAGCACAATGTTGTTATCTCAGTCAATAACTGTTAgtattgattttgtaattgGCATTTCCTAGAGACAAATTAGACTAAGTATAGACAGTAAATTAGTTATGATGGTGGCTGTCAAAATTCCAAGATATGCTCTGAAGGCTTATATGTCAACCAACGATCACTAAGGTAAATTCTTCATTCAATCATGCATCCTGATTGTGGTATTTCAAGCATTATTTCAAACTCACAATCTGATTAACTTTTTGATTAGgaagactttttattttaagaaagattaattaattttataaattgctTTCTAGTTTTGAACATTAAAAGTCTTCTTTGATTGCAAATCAATTAGTCtgattttggaaaattaatCTATTGATTAGGAACTAATTGATcttgttttcagttttgaaaaCCATTATAAAAAGTAAGGCTTGGTTTTCATTCGTTCAACAACTTTCAACGACTAGAGTATTTCTTGAGTTTTCAtatacacaaaagaaagttgttgTGCTTTATTTTCCAGAAGGATAAATCATCAAGAGTAAGATTATCTTTGTGATTTATCTTTgtattcatattgcattcatttgcATGTTCGGAGACTCATACAgttgagggcaccaagaccGTTGTGGCAGTTTTTCTTCGGTGAGCTTAAATCAATCGTGACCAATATCGGATTCAACATAAGGAGAGTTGGAAGAACTCCGacgagcttgaagcaattgtgaccagtattgcgttcaacataatGAGTGTAGAAAGATCATCCCGcgagaagttgagttacgaagaagttgGTACGTTGTCTAGAGTGTCTAGGACAAGTTTGtatacttcttgtaatcatcatTTTATAGTGGATTTGTCTTGGACTACCAGGTCCCTTGaattttccccagaggtggggttttaccacgtaaaataacttttgtttttttttttttttttttttttttttttttttttttttctgtttttacgTTCTGTACTGTAGAGGATTGATACATTGTATCAATTCCTTTGGcgtgtttttatatattatgtatTACTCTTGACTACTCAAAACGCAGACTTTAATCTTTTAGTATTTTATGTCATCCTATAGGTATTTTCAATAACGCTATGACTCTCACACGTTTTATAGTTGcttcttgttgttttgtttctcatccataaataaaatatcatgATACTTCATTAATATAAAGGATAATAGTCAATAAGATTGGGAGCCATGTCGGAACCAAGCGATTCAACTATTGCAAGGGGTTTATAGCTCGACTCGATTAGTTATTTATTTCTGTAACCGAAGTCATGTGTTCAAATCCCCTCTCGCGTTGATtgtataaaaaacaaaacaaaaaacactaTTTGTAATGACACTTTGGAAAATAAAACGTAGAGGAGAAGGCTTAACacgttttcttcttctttggtaTTTACAGTTATGGTATTTTCCCCATTTTTATTACTGTAGAATATGTGCTCTTCTCTGAATGATGCTATTGCTAGCTGATGCTATCATTTGGCTAATTTAAGAATTTGGGAAAGTTGAGGGAAGGAGAGGTTGAACTACTTTGGATTTGAAGACCTAATAATAGTAATAGAATAATGATGTCGCGGGAGTTTTGATGTCAAAGTTTGGTAGTTAAATTTCCAATAAATTCTGTTTTGGACAGTTTCGGAGTTACGTAGTTAAGTCTCCGAATTAAttctgttttttcagttttatgtaATAACTCCCCTAGCAGTTGAAGGGTTGAGGGTTGTTGAGAGTTGTGTATTTAGACAGGTTTGTCTAACGTTTCTGTTTAACTCAGTTTTTAATAACATTATTCTAAGATAGCTTCTCTTAATTTTCTGGTGGAAtccaattttttcttgtta
Proteins encoded:
- the LOC117638458 gene encoding putative lipid-transfer protein DIR1, producing the protein MEAYKKLVVIVALVLLALAIESEAMLVNNEQSFCRMTKEGLNACAPAVSGQNPLPPSALCCSALKTADFQCLCLFKKYSNLLSAYGIDPNLAMQLPAKCNLGQPIRC